The following proteins come from a genomic window of Miscanthus floridulus cultivar M001 chromosome 2, ASM1932011v1, whole genome shotgun sequence:
- the LOC136540694 gene encoding 24-methylenesterol C-methyltransferase 2-like: protein MEAATMAWTAAVVGVGLVYWFVWVMGAAEVKGKRAVDLKMGSITRDKVQDKYTQYWSFFRRPKETATTAASAEKVPAFVDTFYNLVTDIYEWGWGQSFHFSPSLPGRSHRDATRVHEERVADLLGARPGHRLLDVGCGVGGPMRAIAAHSRSNVVGITINEYQVNRARAHNRKAGLDSSRCEVVCGNFLSMPFPDASFDGAYSIEATCHAPRLQDVYGEVYRVLKPGGLYVSYEWVTTSLYRAEDPDHVECIHGIERGDALPGLRRQDEISSIAKEVGFEVIKEQDLALPPALPWWTRLKMGRVAYWRNSLVVRVLTMLRIAPKGVSEVHEMLYETAQHLTRGGETGIFTPMHMVLLRKPVVSIEEAK from the coding sequence ATGGAGGCGGCGACGATGGCGTGGACGGCGGCGGTGGTCGGGGTGGGGCTGGTGTACTGGTTCGTGTGGGTGATGGGCGCGGCGGAGGTGAAGGGGAAGCGGGCGGTGGATCTCAAGATGGGATCCATCACGCGGGACAAGGTGCAGGACAAGTACACGCAGTACTGGTCCTTCTTCCGCCGCCCCAAGGAGACGGCCACCACCGCGGCGTCGGCGGAGAAGGTGCCGGCCTTCGTCGACACCTTCTACAACCTCGTCACCGACATCTACGAGTGGGGCTGGGGCCAGTCCTTCCACTTCTCCCCGTCGCTCCCGGGCCGCTCCCACCGCGACGCCACGCGCGTCCACGAGGAGCGCGTCGCCGACCTCCTCGGCGCCAGGCCGGGCCACCGCCTCCTCGACGTCGGCTGCGGCGTCGGCGGGCCCATGCGCGCCATCGCCGCGCACTCGAGATCCAACGTCGTCGGTATCACCATCAACGAGTACCAGGTGAACCGCGCCCGCGCGCACAACCGCAAGGCCGGCCTCGACTCCTCGCGGTGCGAGGTCGTCTGCGGCAACTTCCTCTCCATGCCCTTCCCGGACGCCTCCTTCGACGGCGCCTACTCCATCGAGGCCACCTGCCACGCGCCCAGGCTGCAGGACGTCTACGGCGAGGTCTACCGCGTGCTCAAGCCTGGCGGGCTCTACGTCTCCTACGAGTGGGTCACCACCTCGCTGTACCGCGCCGAGGACCCGGACCACGTCGAGTGCATCCACGGCATCGAGCGCGGCGACGCGCTCCCGGGGCTCCGCCGCCAGGACGAGATCTCGTCCATCGCCAAGGAGGTCGGCTTCGAGGTGATCAAGGAGCAGGACCTGGCGCTGCCCCCGGCCCTGCCCTGGTGGACGCGCCTCAAGATGGGCCGCGTCGCCTACTGGCGCAACTCCCTCGTCGTCCGCGTGCTCACCATGCTCCGGATCGCGCCCAAGGGCGTCTCCGAGGTGCACGAGATGCTGTACGAGACCGCGCAGCATCTCACCCGCGGCGGCGAGACCGGCATCTTCACGCCCATGCACATGGTGCTCCTCCGCAAGCCTGTCGTCTCCATCGAGGAGGCGAAATAG